GGAGGGCTGGGGGACGCAGGCGGTGGTCATCACCGGCGCCATCCTCCTCATCAAACTTCTGTGGGACGCGAGCAACGACCTCGAAGATTCGATCGAAGACTCATGAAACATAAACTCACGGACACAGACAGCACAGAGCGGTCAACGGAGGCGGTGTAGATGCCGGCGATGAGCATGGAAGCCATCCTCGGGTGGATGGTCATCGCGGGCTTCGCGTACGTCATCGGCGAGTACACCGATGTACTGGCGTATCTCGTCATGTACCCGAAGAAGGCGTTCAAACGCATCTTCGGCGTCGCGAACGCCGAGCGTGTTCTCGGCGCCGGCGGGCTCGTCGGCGGGATGTACTTCGGGCCGGCAGTCTGGGAGATCGGCGCCGCCGCGGTCGGCGGGCTCGTCGGCGGCAGCGCTGGCGTCATCGCACTCGAAGGGCTCGGATTCGAACTCACCGGGGGTGAACTCGCGGCGGTCGGTGTCGTCGCGGTTCTCGCGTGGATGTTCGCATCGTACCTGACGACGGAGGATGACAACTGATGTCAGCGGGTGATCCTCCAGAGGTTCGGAGCGTTTCCCTGACCCGCTCGGCACCGTTCATCGAAGTCGAGAAACGCCATGAGAAGCGCGGAGACCACGCCTTCATGGCAGTTATGATGGGCGTCGCAGCGGTGTTCGGAATCGCCGTCTCTAGCCTTCCGGTCGCGTTCGTCGCGGTTCTCGGATTCGTGGGTGGCTACGCGTTCAACAACTGGCTCGTGTTCGAGGACCTCTACGGAGGTGGCGAATGAAGCTCTCTACTCGTCGAACGGTTCGGCAGTGGTTCCTTGATGCACCGAGTGGGACGGCGTACGCGCTCTACTCCGCGGCTCTCGGCGTCACAGCCCTCGGCGTCTTCGCTGATGCCGGTGTTGTGGCGGTTGCTGGAGCCGGTGCTGGAGTCTGCCTGTACGCTCTCCGCGACCTCTCGCGCTACGACATGTGTCCGAGGTGCCACTCCTCGGTGAACGCGACGGGCGAGCGGTTCTGTGCGACCTGCGGGGAGCGCCTCGACGAGATCGAGGCGGCACCGCCGATCGACGAGCGCGTCGACGAGCGGTTCCGGCCGGTCGGACTCGAAGACCTAGAGCGCCGAGATTCGGCTGAACGCGCTCCGGCACCGGCGACGGACGGTGGTGAGAGCGACGCAAACGAGGAGGCCCGATGAGACACGCGTGGGTCGTCGCGACCGCCGCGTTTCTCGTCGCGAGTGCGCTCGTGCCGGTGGCCGGCGCCGCCGTGAGCCCACAGACGGACGCCACGGCGGCCGTGGAGGCCCACGGGCTCGCACAAACCGAGGGGAACGCGACGTGGCAAGAACCCGGACCGTTCACTATCGAAGAACTCCGCCGCAGCGGCAAGCAACCGCCGAGCACGTCCGAGGCCGTGACGATCGACTCCGAACGGAGCCTCGGCACCGGCGGCGCGTTCGTGAAGTACTCCTCGCTGTCGCTCATCAACTCGCAGAAGAAGCCGCTGACATCGTCGACGCGAGTAGAAACGAACACGCTGACCTTCGAGACCAGCGCGTACGTCGAGGCTGTGGGCGAGTACGAAGTTGTACTCGTCTACTGGACGCCCGAGACGACAACGGGACCGAACGGCCAGCAGCGCACGTACGCGGCCGGACAGGAGGTGCAGCGCGTCGGGATCGACGTCGAGAAGGGGCGAGATGCGTCGCGCATCTCGCTTCAGCCGCACTTCGACGAGACGGTTCAGGTGTCGATGTGGCTTGAGCGCGACGGCGAACTCGTCGACGGCGCCCGCTGGCGATTCGAACACCAGAGCAACCCGCTGGCGCAGTCACCGGCGTTCACGGTCGATTCTGAGGGCGACCTGTTCCGCTGGGGTGGGATTTACATCCTGCTCCCAGCGCTCGCCTCGCTGTTTGTCAGCCGGAAGATCGCCGACCACGTGTTCGACCGTATCGTGATCGGCGCGCAGAAACCGCTCGGCTTCTGGCTCGTTCTCTCCGGCGTGATCTTCATCGGAGCGGCCGGGTTCGCGACCTTCGCGACCGCGGCCGTCCTCGCGAACGCGCCCGCCGTTGTTGGGATGGTCGTCGGGCTTATCGGGCTGATCCTGATGCTCGGGCTCCGAGACGCCGACGCGGAGAAGGCGGGCTTCTTCCAGCGACGCCTCGACGATAACGCGGTCACGCCGACCGGCGACAAAGCAGCTTCGAGCCGACTCGTTCCGAACCGGATCAAGACGGTGGTCAACCGCGGCGGGACGCTCTACGCCCCCGCGAAGGGCCTCTCCGCCATGATCGCCCGCTACTGGGCGGACCCGGCGGCTGTCCCCCGAGAGGACCTGACGACGGTCGACGAAGGCGACGCCGATTCCGACCTCGAACGGATGTACGAGGTCGACCCGACGAGCGATGAGGTGCTCACCCATTCGCCGGCGACGCTGACGTTCTCGCCGTCGCTGACTGTGGACGTCGAGGACGACGAGCTTGAGGACCCGCCGGAGGGCGACGGCATCGCAGCCCTTCCGGCTGCCATCTCGATGAGTCTGTCGAACGTCTCGAAGAAGCTCAACTGGTCATTCCTCGGTGTGGCGGTCGGCGGTGGCGCAATCGCCTACTTCGCTGGGATGGCGGTCTTCGGCGCGCAACTCGTCGCTTCCACGCTCGCGCTGCTCCCGGTTCTCATCGCCGGAACAGTCGCCGTCGACGGGAAGATGTCTGTCGAGCCGGCGCCGTACCACTACAGCGACGTCCGCGCGACGGTCGCGACCGAGCGACAGGAGTACGTCGCTCGACGCACGTTCGAGGACCTCCACAAGCAGATTCAGGACATGGACTGGCAGGCTCTCGACCGCGCACAGTCCACGGTTCAGACGCTGCGAAAGGAGATGGCCGAGAAGATGGACGACATGTTCGGCACCGACATGGCCGACGATGTCGACGCCGCTTCGGGCTTTGACGATGATGGCGGCGACGGCGACGCCCCGGCACCGTGGGAGATCGACGCGGACACCGACTCGGGGGTGGCGGACGATTAGTTCCGCCAGTTCCCCCGATCCGCTCGGATCGATCATCTCGATCCAGCGCGAAGACGACGAGCAGACTGCCGAGTCGGCCCACGTTCCCGCGCTCCCCACGCTTCGGGCGCAGCAGCGAGACGTTCGAGCACGGCTTCGCTCCGGGTTCAAAAGCCGGCACGAACTGCTGGTGTGGTCGCACGTCGCGGCTGCGATCTCTGTCGGCCGCGTGCCGGACGACTGGTTCAGTCACCTCATCAACGACCAGTGGACCGTCGCGGCGTGTCTCGACTCACACGCGAAGCGAGAGGCGATCTGTGGAGACACGGCGCCGTCACCGTCGGAAGCCCGCACTGAGCGGACGCGCATCATTCAGGACGTCCTCTCGCCAGCGTTTCAGAAAGCTGTCGACGTCATCCGAGCGCAGTCGAACGATTTCACTGACGATCAGGACGGCGTCCGCCACACCGACCGCCAGCGCTTCATCGCGATGCGCCCGCGGCTCCACCAGCGCGTCATCGACCAACACAGAGCCCTGCGAGAACCGTTCGGTGACGAGGGCGTCCAATCGCAGGCGGACGCGGTCGAGTGGGCGGATGAAGTCGCGTACGCTGCCTCGGGACACCTCTCGCGCGACTTCACCGCGACGGTCTGCAACCCGATGAGCCAGTGGTGGACAGCGCTCGCGAACGAGCAGACCGCGGTCCTCGACTCGATGCTCTCACAGGATGTCCTTCCGGCGTGGAACAGTGCGCTCCGAACGGCCTCCTCGAACGCCGAGGAGCTGCCGAGCGGGCGAGTCGCATCGTCTACTGGAGGGAACCTATCGTGAGCAACTCTGCAAACATCCCGGATGACATCCCGGTGGACTCGGCAGACTCGATGCTTGAGGTCGTTAAAGACCCTGAGTACCTGTACGAGTGGCTGTCAGGGCTTGAGGCAACGAGTATCGAGGCGACTCGGGAGGTCCAAAACGACAAGCGACGGCACAGCATCGGCGAGAACCTGGTTCGGCACATGGAGATGACGCCGTTCCCGAAACTCCTCAAGCGACTGGAGCGGACGCCCGATCCGGTCGAAGGGACACCGCCACACAGCACGCTTCGCCACCCGCGGGCGATGCTCGACGCCATCGTCCACACATCGGACATGGACGGGTTCCGGCTCGACTTCGAGGACTTCAGCGGTCTCTCCGACGCCCGCAAAGGCGTCTTCGAGTACCTGACCGACCCGGACACGCCCGTCGACGACAGCGAGCTTGAAACGACTGGCGGCTCAGATGCCCTGATTCACGGGCCGATGGGTCGCGG
This genomic window from Halorubrum sp. PV6 contains:
- a CDS encoding zinc ribbon domain-containing protein, giving the protein MKLSTRRTVRQWFLDAPSGTAYALYSAALGVTALGVFADAGVVAVAGAGAGVCLYALRDLSRYDMCPRCHSSVNATGERFCATCGERLDEIEAAPPIDERVDERFRPVGLEDLERRDSAERAPAPATDGGESDANEEAR